Part of the Branchiostoma floridae strain S238N-H82 chromosome 11, Bfl_VNyyK, whole genome shotgun sequence genome, CTTTGCTTTactctcttcttcttttctttcatcctGAATTTACTATCTTACAGCACCGGTAAACCTGAATGGAGTTTATTGATTTCCGGGTTTTTGTGAATCACTTTCCCAATAGAACACGTTTGAAAGACCAAAAAGTTTCCTTTCTTAGTGTCCAGAAAAGTAGTCCACAGGAAAGTTAAATGCGCAAACCCATAAATAAATATTCAGCACCCTGCCGACTGCTCTGAACGCGCTCCTGACTCCACTCAAGCAACGAAAAAGTCAATTTGATTTCAGACATGAAAGAAAGTACGTGGATGTGCGTCTTAATACAAGTGAAGTTTCAGTCTACAATATAATAATAAAACTGGGTCAGGGGTAATTTTGCACGTTAATTGAACCTCCATTGTACTGCTCTTTTTTTCATGCGGACTTCCAATCAATGGTGTTTTCATTTTAGAATCAACTCAATCGCTCAAGAAAACCTCatcaacaaattgagatattttagTCTCgatcagatatatatgtgtgcctttacctttgtgaaAAAATTTAACTCATCAGAGAAAAGAGGTTGTTGTAACTTTCTGACTCTGACTCGCATATTTGATCCATAAGATCGCATATAAGACCCGCAGGTAACTGTAGCGTTGTCACGGAACATGGTTCCTAAATCGTTCGTCTCTTCCGAACCACTGCCGACAAGGTGGACCAAATCGGAATATCGATATGCATGAAGGCGTTTCCGTCCGCGTCTCTTATAGCCACGTCACATGCAGCGAAATTcgatattttctcattttttttagaatatagcaatacgcaaaagtatgacttagaagataacaaaatacacaaaacgtaagacaaATTCGGTATTCATCTTTAATTGTCAGAGGAGTTTtactaccagaggagttggccggccggatggggtgggggggtgggggtgggggggaaACATGAatctaagcgtggactgactcctctggccttCAGCTAACTTTTGCTGAATCCTACGATCCCCggacccccgtaggaaggcctggtggaggatAATAACCGGCGACGACAGCTGAAGAGACAGAAATTAGCGGTATGGAGATCTAACGTTAAAAGGATTCGAGGCTCGCCCCTGCTCCGACCCACATGTAATTGTTTCGTTATCAGGGGGGTTCCGAAATCATCTGTCTCTTCCGGACCACTGCAGCCTACACAACGGACAACATTGGAATATCGATGCCGCTGAGCTGAAAGTTTTCCGTCTGAGTTGGATATGAAACATTCACATGCGAGAGGAAAAGTCAAAGTAGCTTAATGCAAGAGATGCACGAGAAAACGTCGCACTATAAATATGTagaaagataaataaataaatatgcatTACGGCTGTAAAGTATCCGTGCACAAATGCATCTTGATGTCAAATCAAATTTAACATACTTAAATGTGTTCATCAAATGATGTTCTAGGGCAACGTTTCTAGTGTCTGGTATCTGCATAGTACTGCGAAAATCATTAAGTTACAGGCCCAGGTAGAAATATGACAGGTAAATGCACGAGTCCGGACCTCTACCTGTATTGGTACCCGATGTTACGTTTAGGTACACAGTCTTGATATCTTTATTATTAACAATGGTGATTGGACCTAGTAGTTCACCATGTTTCATCATATTATACACGACAGATTGCTCTTAGTAAAGACAAGTAGTAGATGTATTTTATGGAAGTTTGGCTTTTAACTTTtccttttatcatttttccaCCACGCCTGCAACGTTTGCTGTCTCTGTGTAATCAatcttcttctcttctcttctttcttctgaGTCTGCCAACTGCAACTTCCTGAAGATTCTGTAGCCTATACACAGACTCTAAGATTTGCACCATCCCACACCGGGgtatgcccctactctttttcgaaaggcgtggtgggttctttaacgtgcttggggtgtggctctcctcaaacatgtgaCCTCCAttaaacgtcctatccgagggacggccctaaccgaacaCGGCACGAAAACTGATATTCAAGCAGCGCTTAAACCTAACGTAAAGGACACttaaatgcacacaaaaaatgcacaagAGTGCAATTAAGTATCCTTTACGTTAGGTTTAAGCGTGCTTAGATATCAGTTTTCGTGCTGtggaagctaggtactcattttcactcgaataaagtgaggaaagccgtgtaaagtacCTTCCTAATGGGCTCAATATCAATggcacggcaggattcgaactcgagaccccTCGGTCCTGAGCCAAATACGCTGCCACGCAATCCAAACTATAATACACACTCATATGCAGTCTTGCCGGTGACTAGACGTCTAAAAGGCTGTGGGCGGCCCCTCCGACTTTCCACATCTACTTGTTGCCTTATTACGGAGGCGGTATCGAAACTACCAGAAGTAACTTCCAAATTACTGCCTAAAAACAAACCAGATTAGAATACCAATGATCCTATTAGTAGGCTAAAACCATTCCAGTCTATGTAGGCTCCATGGAGATAAAAAGTTGATATGACTTCAAGAGTAAAAGTTAGTCCAAATGTGAACTCACTTATGTGGGCCGTGAAACTTGACAAACATTTAGGTCGGTTTTCCTTATCCCTGACGTAAGGTACCAGCACGTAATGGATCCACGCACATATGAGTGCTTCAAACGCATCATGTACATAGGTACAAGTGTGATTGGAATGCATGCGCTACTTCCTCCTTTACCAACGGGTAGATCGTCATATTCctacatattgatttttttattgtaacataTAATCACATAACATGATGGCGACACACTCAAGCTCGACAACACTCTTATTTTCGTGCCGTCATCAAAAACAAACTGAGAGAACAGACTAACATTGGAATAAttacagacaagcaaagcatataacaaGGGTAATGGAGGGTATAACCATATAACGAAATCATAGAAtataacaaaaatacatttgcatacaggTGGATTACAGACAGATGCTCCGGGTAGGATAGAAGTTAAGTTATtcaaatattgatttttcaaagtgGAGAGGTTCTAACGTCAATGCTAATGAGCCGAAAGCTTTCCCGTCCACGCAGGCGATGTGTCGACAGCACAGTGATGTGTATGCACGACACAAGAGTAGAAAATTGGATCAGATGTGAACTCGTGCAAGAGGGGCACTACAACTTGACAAAGTTTAGTACCACTGCGTTGGTTTTTCTATCTGACTGTCTACTAGTATCTACTAGTATCCATTATGGCATGTACACGACGTAAATTGTCCTCGTACGTGTGTTTGAAACGCAGCATGAAAATACTTAAATCAGACTTTTACTTAAGTGTTTTTATTAATGGAGATGGGATGTTCACATCTATATGAATATCTAACATGGAGAAAAAATTATCACACCGAAATTTACCTTCTaaattttcaatttgttttatttttcttaacGTCTTCAGTCACGTTTACATAGTCACCACAGCAAGGCAATGCATTGTAACCCCAAGGCTAGACTGTAACTGTTGCTTCATGACGAATGCGGTTTCGAAATTACCAGTCTCAACCATAATTATCTTATCACTCAGTAGTCAAATTATGTCTATGCTTAAATCTTTATAACAGATGTGGTACTTCTCATGTTACACCTCCTAATTCACGTAGAGGGCTGAGTGTAATGCCATGCTGTAGAAGCTCTTATTAAATCATTGAAAATAGGCCAAAATGCGTCAATCCAATCTAACTACAAAACATATCGACTGGCGCCAGTCGAGTCATACACGCGCCCTGAAATTGAGTTCTACATATAGAAGACACAAAGCCTTCGTATAGAAACCGATGTACAAAGATAATGCAAACTGCAAACatcaaaaatttgaaaatgaatagGTGAGCCTGTAGACAGTCACACCTAAGAGTAATATAACATCGTAACCTAGTTTGAATTTATAAAAGCCTATAGAGAAATGATGGGCATACATTCATCTGTCCGTCTTTCCATCTATTCATTCAGTTAATCCATTTATCCAttcctttttctttcattctcaTTGATTCTCATATACGGACTTTCCGACTAGCAATAAGTATGGGAGTCATATCTACAGAAGTtatcatttgttcattcattcattcattcattcattcattcattcatccatccattccatCAAGAATCAGTAACGACTTTAACTCACAGAGCGCCTCTCCcagttaccatggaaacagtACCCATGTCTCTAGAAGAGAGATGGGCATGtactcatccatccatccctctaTTCATCCacccctccatccatccatccatccatccacccatccatctatccatctattcatccatccatccacccatccatccatccatccatccatccacccatccatccatccatccgtccatccgtccatccattcAATCAAGTAGTAACGACGTTAACTAACAGAGCGCCACCCCCAGTAACCAAGGCAACGGTATTCATTTCTCCAGGAGAGAGATGAGCATGTACtcatccatccttccattcttcaatccatccatccgtccgtccgtccatccatccatccatccatccgtccatccatccatccacccacccatccatccatccatccatccatccatctccccatccatccatccatccatccatccatccatccatccgtccatccatccatccatccatccatccacccatccatccatccatccatccttccatccatccatccattccNNNNNNNNNNNNNNNNNNNNNNNNNNNNNNNNNNNNNNNNNNNNNNNNNNNNNNNNNNNNNNNNNNNNNNNNNNNNNNNNNNNNNNNNNNNNNNNNNNNNcatccatccatccatccatccatccatccatccatccatccatccatccatccatccttccatccatgtattcattcattcattcgttcattcataaGAAAACGTGTAACTCACATAGCGCCTCCCCCAGCAGCCACGGAAATGGCACCCATGTCTCCAGAAGAGAGATCGGCATGTACtcatccatccttccattcctcaatccatccatccgtccgtccgtccatccatccatccatccatccatccatccatccatccatccatccatccttccatccatgtattcattcattcattcgttcattcataaGAAAACGTGTAACTCACATAGCGCCTCCCCCAGCAGCCATGGAAACGGCACCCATGTCTCCAGTAGAGAGATGGGCATGCAGACCAGCAGCACGAGCAGGTCCGCCACGCTGAGGTTCAGCAGGAAGAAGTTGGTTGCCGTGCGGAGCTCCTTCACCCCGCACACCGACACGCCCACCGCGATGTTCCCCACCACGCCGACCAGGAACACCACCCCGTACACGGCGCTGACGGCCAGCAGGTCCGCCCGGGGTAGGAAGGGCGCCGCGGTGCCCCAGCCATCATCCGCCGCGCCCCAGCCGTCCTCAAACAGCCACGCCAGGCTGGCGTTCAGGGAGGCTTCGGACAGGTTCAGGGTCTCCAAGTACTCCATATCGAGATCTGCGAATGGtgaagacatccaggtaaacaatatctacGGGAAATACTCGCGATCGAGATCAAGAGATCATCATCTTCAGTAATAATATAACCAACGGAACTAACTAAAGACAGACCTCTAAGACAGAGAACTAGGACCATTGTGGCTCGAAATAAAACTACGGGAGCCAGGGAAGCTCGCGATGGGTAGCATAAGGTGGGGTGTGCATATTCAAGCCCTTTGAGGTCCATATGGAAGTTttagcttctaccaggctcctcatgtcgctggaaaaataatNNNNNNNNNNNNNNNNNNNNNNNNNNNNNNNNNNNNNNNNNNNNNNNNNNNNNNNNNNNNNNNNNNNNNNNNNNNNNNNNNNNNNNNNNNNNNNNNNNNNTAACATGCGAGCGAAGTAAGCCGGTTGCAACCGTACTcgctcggacagctaactcctctggcataatttgtgtctatatattttctaatttttcccattttctggcgacctgtggagcctggtagaggctaagaatccCATCCGGACCTCAcacggacttgaatatgtacGCACGTGTGATCCCGGTTATAAGGCGGAGAGACTTCAGGAAATGCTGGatggtgtccagaccactgcagcagcagaacacagtggacttcTACTAACGCCCTTCTTGTTGCTTATCTATCCACTACAGACGTTAGGTCCATGCATGGCTTAGAGCTATTGAACATAACTTCGCTTCAACGTTTCAACGCCAGTCTAAAGTCTTCCTTAAGTGCATAATCAAACTTAAATCAAAGATTTTCATGAATAGAAAAGTCTTTGCCTTGAATCCATAACGTCCAGACCTTAGACTGAAGGTGAAACAATTCAACGAAGACGAAAAGATGTGAAGGTGAAAATGTATACAGCTCACAAATACGGGTCTCCACAGATGAGTGGCCAGCTAAAGCTCAAAAGTACCTGCTACTTAAGGCTGACGTCACATATCAAAACtggggcccggctgggcagcttttgggaacgaaaagtatgagataaaagacaccaaactacacaacaCGTAAACAGAGTAGTCGTGGGTATTATtcgtgtatatttttacgtatacatttctatttttcgttccaaaaagctgcccggccgggtccctggaaatgtgacgtaagcctaAACCGGTTGAAGACGCTCGAGGGAACGTGTAAGGCCATTGGTACTGACCGCAACGGAAAGCTAATTCAAAGTGATATCGATTAGCTCACTGGATGCTGGCCGTGACAAAGATGACAGACGCTATGGACAGTTTTACACGGGTTCATTGTACCGTGGATATTACCCTAGCACTTATGCCTAGCTCTAACGCCTCTCTTCTGAGACAACCCCGCTGTCAAAGACCACCAGTTGCCAAAGAAAGCATTTACCCTTATCAAGACATAGAGTAGAAACGTTcttgagaagaagaaagaatcGCTTACCATTACCAGTAGGTGTATGGTTGAGTGCTACGTGTTCTTATACATGCATCACAGGCAAATCCTTAACGGTTGAATGTGGCTGCTGTGCAACACTAACCAAGCATCAACTGAATCACAAGATGTTGTAAGTTGTAAGTTGAAatcaacgctagttcacctttatccgcgggttaacccatatccgttgttttcaaaatctaaAAGAATTTAGGGAAActaagtcgacagatgatggtttcaaatttcaatatcagTAAGATGTTTAAAACCAATATCcgtagacttgatatccccaaattcCCTGTctttaacaacggatataggttgacccaaggataaaggtgaactgacgtTACATAAATCGCATCACGTACCTTCGAACAGCGACATGGCCGTTGAACACTGCAGTTCCCTAATGGAAGTAGCGCGCTCGAGTCGCGAACCTCGGCAAAAAAAGTCGTCTGAGACGCTGCAGCTCGTGCGTGGGAAGAGAAGTCCCCGTCTGGATTGGCTGGTACTTTGTGCGCAGACTGTGGGTCAGGCGGATGAAACCACGCACTTGTTGTGGCGGGGGTGAGGTTTTCCTAAGAACGAGAAGTATCAACGAAGTAAGACGCGCGGTTAGTCCACGTGCCTGGCCTGGTTGTGTCGTCGTTACATAAGGCAACAACTTACGAGCTTCGAGAAACTTCCAAGACAATTTCTAGATGCAGATATTGTTAGATATACGATATTGAGGAGGGACCTGAAGCATTTGGTCAAAGGTGGCTTCTGGAAAGTTCTTAGAGTTCTGTCGTCTGCCGCAAGATTTGATATGCTTGTATTTTACTTGCATGTGTTAGCTCATCTTTTGTTACCTTTAATATGAATAGTACATCAATGTTGTGTCGTCGTTACATAGGCAGCGACTTACGAGTTTCGGGAAACTCTCAGGACAATTTCTAGATACAGATTTGCGATATTGAGGTTGCACCTGAAGGTGTCTTGGATTTGGTCGAAGACGGCTTCTGGAAAGTTCTTAGAGTTCTGTCGTCTGCCGCAAGACTTAAAATCCTTGTAGTTTGCATATCTGCTCATCTTTTGTCcgtttatttctgtattctgtTACCAGGGTATGCTGCAaatttgaatgaataaatgaatttgcAAAACAAGCCTTATATTCAAGGAAGCAAATTCTAAAACTTATACTTCGCGTTACAATCACTGCTTATCACTCTCGCTTCTAGAGAGTAGAGAGTCATTAAAGATAGTCGTAATTTGTGGCCATGAGTCTGAAATCAGGTTAAGGATCCTCCAGAGGAAATGACACATGGTGATTTATTCAATCCACCTACTGTCACAAGGAATATCAATGATCGTCGGCATATCTCTCTTGCTGGTACAGAAaacgatattttccatatattgctctcatgttcaactcatatatccgtctacgtaggccggtttctttataatgtatttcaaATGTGAGACCAGATTACTCATACATAGCTGTACTGTTACCgacaatgttttgttgttattttgtatgtagcctcttagtactattgtctgtatagctattaatTGTTattagttgccatacattgtaccttgtgcgattgttgagcaaataaaattcattcattcattcatacaacaTCACAGCACGAAGAGCTGGCACCATGCTGTTCTGTCGCCTGGTAAATATTAGCATGGTTATATAAGAAGTATTTTGTCTTAATTATTTCCCGCAATATAACATAACTTATTAAAAAGCTGATAACCTCTGGTAACCTCTAAAGATTCAGATGCACGTAGAGGGTAGTTAAACACCTTTTAGGCTTGATAATCACCATTTATTTATTGCTTTGGCTGACTCAAACAGACATGATTGGCTAAGGTTGTCCAACAGCATTGCTACTATCAAGGGCTGAGGAAAAATACAAAGAACACACATCCAATAAGTAGCAGAATAAAATTGCAGTGAAAATTACATCGTATTGTAGTACATATGCTAAATACAAATTACGATACTAATTATCGTAATTTATATGCAATTCTGGGATGAGATATATTGAGAGAATATCTTTTGTCGACATCTTGATAGCATATCTTAAAAGGAATCTCATATTGCTTTTTCATGTTTACTTAACTTTGCCAGATTTATACGTTTGTCGTAAATTGGACGGCACTGACTTACACTTAATATCAAGATGCAATAACTCCTAACGACGAACACACCTGTCATGAACAATCTTATCTTTAGTGGTAAGATTATCTTCTATGTGAAAGAGACAGACAATCAACCGAGCAGAGAATCATCTGTTTTGTTGATAATGTTCAAATGTTCGCGTAAAGATTCTGTACGAATCATCTAGAATGTAGAATCCGTCATGCGTAACGCACGACCCGTCCACGTGCCCAGCCCTGCTCAGTCGTTACACAACTTGAAGGAAGTTGCACAACGGGAAATTGGCTCTTTTAGAAAGGCACCGAGTCGACTTTTAGATGTGAAGTTTGATATTGACCACTTACATAACCCGGAAACTAGGTGGGTTTGAAAAAAGGGCCACAGCTTTCAAATGCTAATCTAGATATCGTTGTGTACACTGTCGTGGATTTAGATAATTGAAGACGCCTTCTGGAATATTCATTTAATTATCTATTCAGCTTCACCTCCTGTAGCTAGTTTTATGCAGCTTAAATGTGAAGGTTGTTATCATACCCTTTTGTGTTTATATTTGCGCGCCGACCACGTATGGTGGATTATGATAAAGATCTTATATTACCCCCGTATGNNNNNNNNNNNNNNNNNNNNNNNNNNNNNNNNNNNNNNNNNNNNNNNNNNNNNNNNNNNNNNNNNNNNNNNNNNNNNNNNNNNNNNNNNNNNNNNNNNNNGCTAGATGCATGATTACACCTAATCGTGAGAGATGAGTGCCTTAATATGCCTCATCAATCATATGGTAAAGGAAAGCGTTTGATTAATTACCATGACTGTTCCGGCTTCTAGACGGCTTTGTTTCCCTGCCCTTGTGCAATCTGACTCGTGCCGCAGATTATTATAATTCACTTTACCTTAAGTGTCTAAGCCGAAAGGTTTTTGAAAAGAACGTGGATTGATTAGATTTAAAAATCTATAGCTGGTTGAGAGTCCTGACGGGGATACTAGGCAGGTAGACAGGCAGGATGCCAAACACTGCCTTTAGAGCATGGCGGTTGCTCGATTCAACTGCTTCGAGATTTGTTGGTTCCAACTGAGCGAAGATTTGCGTAACGGGCTTTTTTTTGTCTGAAGATGTCAGCGTCTTTGTCCTTTAGCTGTGAAGGTGCCGCCACTGGTAAAATGGTGATGGAGATAATTCTCACAAGAATAACCATAACCTTCATCGTCTGTTACGCTctctgccagagtttcagcactatagaatgctatcagtgccagggttggctgctgacctccaaaaagaacccccccccccccccccaacaaggccgaagtccctaactttccggggttcgtgcgctacgcgcaaagttgctacttcgggggaatacgctatcccggattaTCCAGGTGccgcacacaggacatgtatatatgtGCCCGATattgaagaactttattgcacgacaattgtacatggtacaaagtatggcaacaactattacataaagtacaaaatagaggtatagtataaagcttaacatcatagttaacCTAACAATATgggctaatatgcataattcattcatatagtatcataatgaagtaggctaatcattatatccgggtttggcagtaaAGTGAAGGTGCGTAAAATACAAGTTTCCTGTCATTCTGACGCAGTAAAATCATCTATTTGGGACAGTCGGTATTCTTCTCATGAAGTTACGTACAGCCCAAAGCATGGGTCAGAGTTCGGGGTCAGATTGGGTCATTGAGTCTTATGGGACGCATGCAGTAGACGTGCACTATTTATGTATTAGCTGTCATTCTAACTGTGTCTCTCTTGTCTCAGTCATTCATAGAGTTCACTCAATGGTTGCCTTGAAGCATGGCGGTTGTTTGTTACCACTGGAGTTCAACGCCGTGTAAAAACGAGATTTAGTAGTTTCTAACGAGTGATGATTAGCTTAattgtgaaaataaatgtcacttttatcTTCGAGAACATGGCATCTGCTTGTTACCACAGTGCTATAGCCCCCTCTGGCCAGCTTTACTCCTTGACCAGCGTTAATACTCTCTTATGCCACCAGGAATCTGCTAGAAGATTACTGTCTGTCGTGAAGCGAATATAATGAAAGGACAAGCTTCGAGTCATGCTCACGCAGTTAACCCAGCGATGCGGAACAGACTGTATTCTCCACATCCAGTTACGTACAGCCTAAAGCACGGGGCAAAGGTCAGAGCGGTCATCTGATTGCTAGTACGTACGTATGCACTACTTGCATATCAATTATCGTTCGAAGGAGCTTCCTCAAGAAGACTTTATCTAcgacttgtacatgtaagtgttaaaGGCTAGAATTGCGCCGCATCGAGTCAGGCTCTAAAGGCTacaaacaaggacgttatatacaaGGTTATATGCCGTCCTTGCTCCAACGTACCTCAAGAGTACCTCAAACCAGTGTGATAGGTGCTTAATGTTACGAACGTTCTAGTCCAGTGATTAGTCCCTGATTAGTCccgtattgttttctattatcatttcaggtttgggaggacaacttgtaaaggtgttgatacacctgttttgtcctcccttccacttgtttttgcatgtggtaaattcaaataaagaaataaagaatctaATGATAAGGAGTCTAAGACCCTGATGGCCGCCCCAACATTCTCACCACTCAAACGCAGTCCTTGTGGCACAGTCGGGGAGCTTTGATTGTACGCACTTGTTAGTGGCCAGAAGGTCGCCGAATTTAGAACGGCTCAAGAGTATTATTTACCTGAATATTCTATCCAGCacattaggcttaggtcccgtTTCCAAACCAAGACCCGACGGGGATGT contains:
- the LOC118425320 gene encoding neuropeptide Y receptor type 1-like; protein product: MEYLETLNLSEASLNASLAWLFEDGWGAADDGWGTAAPFLPRADLLAVSAVYGVVFLVGVVGNIAVGVSVCGVKELRTATNFFLLNLSVADLLVLLVCMPISLLETWVPFPWLLGEALCKLTPFFEVLVFQASILTMIAVSLS